Within Triticum dicoccoides isolate Atlit2015 ecotype Zavitan chromosome 1B, WEW_v2.0, whole genome shotgun sequence, the genomic segment TCGTGGCCAGCTACCGGACCTGGCTGTCGTTGCGCTTAGAGCCCTGTTCAAGCTCTACTGTGACCTCGCTACTGCGGTGGAGGATGCCTTGCTTGACCATGGTGGAGGAGCTGGGCTAGAACTTCAAGCTCAAGGCGGAGAAGATGCGGCGTCTGCTTGATGCCTCTGCCATGACTAGCTGCTGATGTAACCTAGTTATCATGATTAGTCACTTTCTTATTGTTGTTCTCCCAGTTACTCTAGATAGGCCTGTTTGTAGCTCTGATCTTCAACTACTCTCTGTTGTCGCCTTGGCAAGACCCCTATTTGTGATCCATGTTACCCTTGATGTAGCCCTTGTTTGCAATGAATGAAAGTCTTTCCATCATAAACTGGAACGTCTGTGGCCTAAATTGTCCCAACCATCGCACAATAGTTCATGAGACTATTGCTGCTACTACCTGTAACCTTGTTTGTCTATAGGAAACCAAATTGGCTGCTATTGACCCTCTCTTGGCTGCTTATTTGGGTGGCCAAAGACTAAAAAGCTTTGCTGATAGGCCTGCTGATGGCACCAAGGGAGGAATTCTCCTTCTCTGGAATGAAGACTTCCTTAAAGTGGATAACATTTCAACGGGTACCTTCAACATCTCTGCAACCATCACTATTGTCAACACTCTCACTTCCTTCAAGCTCACTTCGGTGTATGGCCCTACTAGAGGCAACCTGAAAGATGCTTTCTTCCAAGAGCTTGTGAGCCTCAAGCCCCAGTTGGGTACCAAGTGGCTTGTtacgggatatttcaatcaaatataCCGCGCTCGCGACAAAAACCGTGAAAACATTGATCGCTCTCGCCTCGTGCGCTTCCGAAACTCACTCAACACCTGTGAGCTGAAAGAAATTCACCTCCAGAACAGAAGGTTCACCTGGAGCAACGAGCAGACTAACCCGACCATAAGCAAGTTGGATTCTTTTTTCTGCAATGAGGACTGGGACGTTGACTTCGACACTCACATCCTTCATGCCCTATCGCCCTCGCTCTTGGATCACTGCCCACTCCTTCTGGCTAGCGACAGGGGGCCATGGCGACCAAAAACCTtccgttttgaattttttttgaaccaAAATGCCAAACTTCAAGAAGACGGTACATGATGCTTGGAAGGAGGACACTAGTCATTCTGAGCCCTTTCAGGTGCTCTTTCACAAGCTTAAAAGAACAAGTCAGCGCCTTAGGAAATGGAGCAAGACAATCTTCTCGAATCACAAAATCCAACTCCACATGGCCCTTGAGATCATCCTTCGCCCCGATGTGGCGCAAGAATGGAGGACGCTTAGCCTGGCTGAATGGAACCTGAGGAAGGACCTCAAGAGAAAGGTTGTCGCCCTGGCTATCCTCGAGCGGGCGAGGAAAAGGCAAAGTTCAAGAATTAACTTGCTCAAAGAGGGGGACACAAATACACATTTCTTTCATCTCCGTACCAACCATCACCGAAGGAAGAACTTCATCCACCGTCTCAAGCACAATAATGGATGGGTCACGAACCATGATCACAAAAAGGATATTATCCAGCACCACTTTGCAAAAGCCATTGGGAAGGGCCCCCCATGCTCCAAGGACTTCAATTGGGGTTGCATCTCACCGTCGAATTCTAATGTTTCAGAGCTGGGTGCCTTGTTCACTAAGGAGGAGGGTTGTGCTGCGATCAACGAACTACCAGGAGACAAAGCCCCGGGCCCGGACGGATTCACAGGACTTTTGTTCAAagaatgttgggatatcataaagcCAGAGATTATGTGAGTTGTTAACAGTTTTTCCGACCTACGTGTCAGGAACCTCCATTGGAACAACTCAGCTAACATTGCTCTCATCCCTAAAAAGGCTGGGGCGGAGGACATCTCTGATTTCCGACCAATAAGTCTCATTCATGCGGTTGCAAAAATAATTGCTAAAATGATGGCCACTAGGCTGGCCCTTCACATGCCCGCTCTGGTTTCCAACACGCAAAGTGCATTCATCAAGAAAAGAAGTATACATGATAACTTCATGTGTTTCTGCAATCTGGCCCGTCGATTTCATCGAACCAAATCCCCAACTTTGCTATTCAAACTGGATATCAAAAAAGCCTTTGACTCGGTCCGATGGGACTACCTCATGGATTTGTTGCGTCACAATCATTTCTCGAACCGTTTCTGTGATTGGGTTTCAGCTCTTCTCTCCACGGCCTCATCTAGAGTGCTTCTCAATGGCATTGCGGGCGACCCTATCAAACATGGATGTGGGCTACGACAGGGAGACCCACTATCGCCACTGCTCTTTGTCCTTGCCATTGACCCCCTTTACAGTATCTCGCTAAGGCAACTAAGCAAGGCAACCTCCATCCCCTCCGTGGAAATCCTATTCGGGCATCCTTGTATGATGATGACGCGGCCATCTTCGTTGCACCAATCAAGGAGGACATCCAATTCCTGGCTACGACACTGAGCTCCTTTGGTGAAGTCACTGGCCTCGTCACCAACTGCACAAAGAGTTTGGTTGCGCCCATTCGTTGTACCAATATCGATCTTGATGACATCCTTTAGGCCTTCCCTGCCGCCCGGACCGCCTTTCCCATGTGATACCTTGGCCTTCCGCTCTCAGTCACGAGACTTAAGCGCATACATTTTCAATACCTCGAGGACAAGGTCGCGGCAAGCTTCCACCTTGGTCGGCTCTCCAGGTGGCTGCCCCTGGACGCATAATTCTGGTCAAAGCGGGTCCTCACGACCATCGCAATCTATCACCTAACACCTTTTGAGCTCCCTGCTGAAGTTTGGAAGAAAATTGACAGCCTCAGGCGTGCCTTTCTTTGGGCAGGTTCTGATAAGGTTTCTGGCGGCAAGTGTAAGGTCAACTGGAATACTATCTGCAAGCCCAAGATCTATGGCGGCTTGGGTGTCCTAAACCTCGAGAAATTTGCGACCGCGCTTTGACTCTGCTGGTTGTGGTTCGANNNNNNNNNNNNNNNNNNNNNNNNNNNNNNNNNNNNNNNNNNNNNNNNNNNNNNNNNNNNNNNNNNNNNNNNNNNNNNNNNNNNNNNNNNNNNNNNNNNNNNNNNNNNNNNNNNNNNNNNNNNNNNNNNNNNNNNNNNNNNNNNNNNNNNNNNNNNNNNNNNNCCGGCATGGAAACACCTTGTAGCGATGGTGACAAGGACTGCTTTGCGTCTTTTACGACGGTGAACATTGGTGATGGTAAAAAAGGCTAAATTCTGGGAATCTTCATGGCTTCATGGTCTCCGACCTAGAGATGTCACGCCCAAGATCTTTGAGATATCTAAAAAGAAGGAGTGCCTGGTCAGCAAGGCTCTGGACAACAACTTCTGGATCAGGTAGATCAATACTAGTACGGGCCTCACCTTAACCCATATCCAGGAGTTCGCTGCCCTTTGGGAGATGCTCCATGATGTTACTCTCAACTCAGACACGAAGGACACAATATCTTGGAAATTCACTTCCAGTGGTGAATATCCGGCGGCCACAGCTTACAAGGCACAGTTCGCGGGGCAAGTTCTCAGTCCAACCTCTACCACAATCTGGAAGGCTTGGTCTCCGCCTAAGTGCAAGTTATTTGCCTGGTTGATCGTTCAAAACTGAGTGTGGACGGCCGATCGTTTGCAGCGACGGGGATGGCCAAATTGCGCCCTTTGCCCCCTATGTAAGCAGGTTCAGGAGTTCGCTGCTCATCTCCTATTCCAGTGTAGATTCACCGTCCGCGTTTGGAATGAGGTCGTCGCTTGGCTAGGCATGCACGGTCAATCACCAATGACTTGGCGACATGAGGTCTCTGTTCATGATTGGTGGCTAAAAATGATCGACTCAGGCCGCTACATCAAGAAGGCGATTGTCTCCGTGATGATGCTTGTCTCGTGGAAAATTTGGAAGGAGCGAAACGCTAAAGTTTTCCGCAACACGGCTACCCCGACTTCCGTTGTTGTTGCCAAGATCAAAGAGGAAGCCCATCTCTGGGCGCTGGCTGGAGCCAGACACCTGAGTACTCTAATGTTGCGAGAGTGGTCTTTTTCTTTTTGCCGCTCTACGGCTTATGTCTAGACCTTCtccttaattaatgaaaatggcaagtcttttgcctcgtttcagAAGAAAACGTTGTGGTAAAATGTCGCTGCAACGCACACGGCCGAGCTAGCAACCAAGTGGCAGCGGTAAGCAAACTAAGCGGAGGGTTCTCGTTCTGGTTGTGCGAAGGTTCCATGCTGATTTTTGCTGATTTTAGGAACTTTCTAGAAGAGTTTTAAACCAGTTTTCTCTTTGCTGCTGCTTTCTTTATCCTTTTTCCCGgtcttttattttttgtttcttcctttaaaaaatgttcagaatttgaaTTCATTAATTTGTTGCTCTTTAtcctcaaaaatttcaaaaaatgttcaaactcTTCAAAAACTGTTTagaatttaaaaaaatatttgatttttttttttcAGAATTTCAAAAGATGTTTGGAATTTACAAATTTTGTCGCAAGGAGGGGTCGTATTGGACCTGTCATCTACCACTAGACAACTAAACACGCCCGAGTGATTTGATTTTCGTACTACTACTTTTGTATTCCCCGGCTGCAAGTACTTGCTAGCAATATAATGTGCATTAATAAAAACTTGAATTTTATTCGCATGTAGTGAATCTGATTCGGCGTCTCGTCCAACCAAACTAGTAAACAAACGGGAATGTTTCTGCGGCCAGATGATTGCGCAGCACAAACGAACGCATAGACAGCCAATCTCAATCCAGGATCCAGACTGTAAAGACGGAAAAGAAATTCAGCAACGGTCGCCCATGTGAGCGGGCCCCGGCGCTGGCGCAAGACGCCATCGCGATCCCAGCGAGGTCCAGCGAATTCCAGGAGAGGCAAAGAGGAGAGAGCCGTTATATAATCAATCAATTATCAAGGGAGGTTATATAGTGGCACAAGAGGCGGCAGGACGTGAGGACAAGGCAAAGAGTCAAGGAGAGAGATAGAGGCATCTATTCTCACAAGATACGCGGCTGCCATGGCGAGAACCCTCTTTGGTTTCGTAGTCGCCGCCGCGCTCGTCCTCGCCGTCTTCATGCCAGCCTTCGCCGCCGCGCAGGCCCCCGCGCCGGCGCCCACCAGCGACGGTGAGCTATCAAACTCCAGCATCGTCCCCTTATGAATTGTTTTTTCCTTCTGAATTTCCTCTCACTTGTTTCTCGTCGATGCGTGCAGCATCCTCGGTCGACCAAGGCGTTGCCTACTTTCTGATGATCCTGGCGCTGGTGCTCACCTACCTCATCCACCCGTTGGACGCCTCCTCCCCGTACAAGCTTTTCTGAGCCTGTATATGCGCAGAGGCTTCTCATTCTTTTGTTCTTCTTTCTGTTGTTCGTTGATCGATAAGCTAGTGGATTCTTGAGAGATTGGTTATGTGAGATTCGATTTGAATTCATTAATTTGTTGCTCTTGTACTCTGGTGGATTCGCACGCATGCGTGCATATTTTTGTTCCAATGCTTCTCAGGTCTGTTGCCAGTAATTATGCGTACTAGTCATCAGCCCGCATGGGCTAGCAATTCATCAAGTGCATGAATAGTACTCCCTCCAattcaaaataagtgtcgtggttttagttcaaaaatGAACTGTCGTggcacgacacttattttggatcaggGGGAGTACTATATATATGTAATTTCATAAAAGAATGAAAATATAGGTAGAAACTTTGAAGAATATTTTTAAAATGGTTTACATTAGAATATGTAGTACTTATTCTGGTTATCCATGGGCCAGAAAAGGAAATTACATTTTTTCTATTGGGTTCTAATTAGGGGGTATTAAGTGAATTGGAAGAATGACGATGTGGGACATGTGAACGATACTTGGCTCTTGGCGACTCTAAATACGAAAAATATGCCCTGTAAAAGATTTTTCATTTTTAGAATGGGTCAATGCAGAAAAAGTTTTCCTTTTGGAACAAAATTAGCACCTTATGTTGAAGAACCATGCTGGACATGAACGGTAGAAATGCAAACTTTGAAAGTGGTTTATTTATTTATCAATCACTAATAAAGTTTGAAAAGGTTTAGATACAAGCCTGTAATTATCTTTTACTGGCTCCTGAAGAGCGAACTTGGTTGTACAGAGAATTACAGACATGAGAAATCTCGTAACATCTCTTCTGGGAGACATAATTCATTGTTTAATTGTCTTTAACAAGGTCTATGCACTTTACCAAGACATTTTTTTTTGACAAATCTCGTAGACGTCTCTTTTGGGGGAGAGGGGACGGCAAATGCAAGTATCATTTAGTGAAATGGAAGGTCATTTGTAGATCCAAAAAAGAGAGGGGGTCCTGGAGTTCTGGATTTGCAAAAACAAAACATTAGCTTGATGACTAAGTGGTGGTGGAAAATAGAAACACAAGAGGGGTTATGGCAGAAGATTGTCAAATCTAAGTATTTCCGGAACCAAACTATAGCCTCAATTAAACCTGGATTTAATGACTCTCCTTTCTGGAAAAATATTCTCAAAGTGAAAAATGTTTACCTTGCTGGCGGAAAAATTAATATGAACAGTCGCAATTCAGTTAGATTGTGGCTGAATCCTTGGCACAATAATACTCCTTTATGTGACCAAACGCCACATTTATTTGACATATGTCAGAAACAAAAGTGTACTGTTTCAGAGTTTTGTACTCCCTCTTTTCCGATTTATAGTGCTTATTTAAAAAAAATGGGATAATTGATATtgtgcccttagttgtgtcccactcgactGGTTTGTCCCTAATTTTAAAAAACCCGTAGTCCTGCCCAAATGCATTTGGttcccttgtgtttttgcccttccgtcTCAATTTCGTCCAGTCAAAGGCGTTTGACTGTTAGGGGGACTTTTTTctggaccattttgcccttgcagcTTGGTGCTTCCCCAGTCAACCACCACCACAGCGGCCTGCCGTGGCCCAGATCTGGCCCTCCCGGTCcagttccttcctctctctcccatgGGATCTCTCTTTCCCGTAACTCCTCTGTCTCCCTCAGATGTGCAGAGCGTCGCCGCCCTTGGAGTTCGCCTCTGCCGCCGGATCTTCTACCCCGCCTCGGCCACATCCACATCCCCGCAGTTCCTCATTGTTCCTGTCGCTGGAGCACCCGCGCCTTGCCTCTCTGCCTCGCAGCCACGCCGGAGCCCTGTGTCACGTgacgccgccaaggtcgtcgcccagCTAGGTGGAAGAGGTAGGTGGCCGGAGTGCCcgcgcctcccgcagccgaatcggtCGGAGCCACCAAGACAAGGCGGATCCAGGGACGGCGACACGGATCCTGGGGCATGGGGCGACGACGCGATGCAGGGGAGGCCTGGATTGGCGCGGGTCATGGGGCACGATAGAGACGGCGAATCCGGTCGCGGGAGGCGTCGGCTGGACTGGATCCGAACAGATGGAGGTCTTAGCTGTGGGACGTAGGGCACCATGGCCAGTATGGAGGTCGGGGATGAGTCGAGGGAGGAAGAAGATAGGAAGAGGgaaggttttttcttttcttttgtatttaactgggtcccacatgtaagtgtaACTCGTTTTTTCATTGATTTTTAACTAAACTTACAAGGAGGGGTACAATGGTCCAGAAAAATCTCTTCCTAACAGTCAAACGCCTTTGACTAGACAGAATTGGgacggaagggcaaaaacacaaggggaCCAAACACATTTGGGCAGGACCACGGATTTTTCAAAATTAGGGGCAAACCAGCCGAGTGTGACACAACTAAGGGCACAATATCAATTATCCCAAAATAATTAGGTTTCGCGTTTTATAAGTCTCAGTTTAATTGTTCTCCATCACACGTTCAGATTTCAAGttacattaaatcattgcatgcaagaattaagagaaaactgaccaatgcatatacatgcatgcatgcaaaaattagtgaacatattttttaaagaaaaatgagcgcattaattgagtgctttttgcaaactacaaaaattatttcaccactcatcatctactttggttggtgagatttttgaattgagtcctataaaccgaaaaggaggtagtAGCTGGTAACTTCGAGTTAGCTTTTCGTCGTCGTTTGACTGATGATTTGCTTAGACAATGGGCTGATATAGTTGAATTGGTGCGTAGTACCAGTATGAATTCCTCTCCTGTCCTGATAAGGTAGTTTGGTAATTTGGCACTCTTGGTATTGGTAATGTGATTGGTGCTTCATGTTCGCCCAGCAATTTGTGGCGAAGTCTTACCTGATTGTTTGCTTACTTGCCCCAAGGCAATAAATTGTACTCCTATATGATTGCTACTGCTGCTGTTTGTTGGGGTATATAGACCGAAAGGAATAAAATTACTTTTAAAAAGGGTTTATGAAAGGTGCAGATAAGAAGGTTCCTCAACAGAGGGTGCAGGCACTGATGGTCGAGACTACGCGCCTGACATCGTCGCTTTTGTCTACCGCAGAAGCTGGAGCTGGGTAGAAAGCACAACCGCTAACGCAGATTGCAAGTCTTTTTTATCTACAAGCTACTAGCTTCCAGTTCCTGTGACCGTTCATTACTGTATGGCTATGTGCTTAAGTTTCCTTTGATGTTGTCAATCGTCTGGTTGGAACTCTGATAATTTAGGCAGGTTTTTAAGTGGTAGCAGGTTTCCATCCTGTAACCTAGAGGTCGGTGGCGATCTCTAGGTGGCAGGTTTCCTGTTAGTGCCCCAACCTGCTTTTCCTTTTCCCGGTCTTCTAGCTTTTATGTTGGTCATATCCTGTTGATTTGTAAGATGAACTCGGTTGGTTTTGAGCCACTTGGATGGACTGTGTATTCCGAAAGGGGCAAATGCCCGGTTGGAAAAGAGAAAAAAACGTGCAAAGAGAGATTAGTGCGGGCG encodes:
- the LOC119303679 gene encoding arabinogalactan protein 16-like — translated: MARTLFGFVVAAALVLAVFMPAFAAAQAPAPAPTSDASSVDQGVAYFLMILALVLTYLIHPLDASSPYKLF